A genomic stretch from Haloferax sp. Atlit-12N includes:
- a CDS encoding LysE family translocator — protein sequence MSLTTTIGIFVRGLVLGVSIAAPVGPIGVLCIQRTLSKGRRSGFVSGLGAASADAVYGAIAGFGLAALSSVLLGHRNAIALAGGAILLYIGVQSIRGDPASVESAPTTEQSAVASPDSNARTLAADFGSTFLLTLTNPVTILAFVGIFAGLGVGVSGDYLAAAVLVAGVFAGSALWWFVLSAAVDRVRERVTPAVLRRVNQLAGVVIVGFGVAALWSGL from the coding sequence ATGTCACTAACGACCACAATCGGAATCTTCGTCCGCGGACTCGTTCTCGGCGTCTCGATAGCCGCGCCGGTCGGTCCAATCGGTGTATTGTGCATCCAGCGAACGCTTTCTAAGGGCCGTCGTTCGGGCTTCGTCAGCGGACTCGGAGCGGCGTCCGCGGACGCGGTCTACGGGGCCATCGCGGGGTTCGGTCTCGCCGCGCTCTCGTCGGTCCTGCTCGGACACCGCAACGCAATCGCTCTCGCCGGCGGCGCAATCCTCCTGTACATCGGCGTCCAGTCGATTCGGGGCGACCCGGCGTCCGTCGAGTCGGCACCGACGACCGAGCAGTCGGCCGTCGCATCGCCCGATTCGAACGCCCGGACCCTCGCGGCCGACTTCGGGTCGACGTTCCTCCTGACGCTGACGAACCCGGTGACGATACTGGCGTTCGTCGGCATCTTCGCCGGCTTGGGCGTCGGCGTCTCCGGCGACTACCTCGCAGCGGCGGTCCTCGTCGCGGGCGTCTTCGCCGGGTCGGCGCTCTGGTGGTTCGTCCTGAGCGCCGCCGTCGACCGCGTCCGGGAGCGCGTCACCCCGGCGGTCCTCCGTCGGGTGAACCAACTCGCCGGCGTCGTCATCGTCGGGTTCGGCGTGGCGGCGCTCTGGAGCGGCCTGTAG
- a CDS encoding shikimate kinase, producing MHGRATALGAGTVLNALATATGSAFAIDAETTASVELDDSGEVRGSIAEAPDADTRLIERCVELAVEAFGDGEGGTVETESDLPMAAGLKSSSAAANATVLATLSALGRSVGPGPDADISRLDACRMGVRAAREVGVTATGAFDDASASMIGGVVVTDNTEDELIVRDEVDWDVLVWTPPERAYSADADVSRCENVAPMADLVADLALEGRYAEAMTVNGLAFSAALDFPTDPAVEAMPIADGVSLSGTGPSVVAVGDRADLERVKELWDAREGETRLTTTRTDGARIQ from the coding sequence ATGCACGGCCGAGCCACCGCCCTCGGGGCGGGCACCGTCTTGAACGCCCTCGCGACGGCGACCGGCTCCGCGTTCGCCATCGACGCGGAGACCACCGCGTCGGTCGAACTGGACGACTCCGGCGAGGTCCGCGGCAGCATCGCGGAGGCCCCCGACGCCGACACGCGGCTCATCGAGCGCTGCGTCGAACTCGCCGTCGAGGCGTTCGGCGACGGCGAGGGCGGCACCGTCGAGACCGAAAGCGACCTGCCGATGGCCGCCGGCCTCAAGAGTTCGAGCGCCGCGGCCAACGCGACGGTGTTGGCGACGCTCTCCGCGCTCGGCCGCTCGGTCGGCCCCGGCCCGGACGCCGATATCTCACGGCTCGACGCCTGCCGGATGGGCGTCCGCGCCGCCCGCGAGGTCGGCGTCACCGCCACCGGCGCGTTCGACGACGCCTCGGCCTCTATGATCGGCGGCGTCGTCGTCACCGACAACACCGAAGACGAACTCATCGTCCGCGACGAGGTCGACTGGGACGTGCTCGTGTGGACGCCTCCGGAGCGCGCCTACAGCGCCGACGCCGACGTGAGCCGCTGTGAGAACGTCGCTCCGATGGCCGACCTCGTCGCCGACCTCGCGCTCGAAGGCCGCTACGCCGAGGCGATGACCGTCAACGGCCTCGCCTTCTCGGCCGCCCTCGACTTCCCGACCGACCCCGCCGTGGAGGCGATGCCCATCGCCGACGGCGTCTCGCTGTCCGGGACCGGCCCGAGCGTCGTCGCCGTCGGCGACCGCGCCGACCTCGAACGCGTCAAAGAACTGTGGGACGCCCGCGAGGGGGAGACCCGACTGACGACCACCCGAACCGACGGAGCACGAATCCAATGA
- a CDS encoding DUF5796 family protein yields MSARSDIAPSTLGVELHDYGVEVEYIDNRTTVYRGVPEAVTGTLATAPGKEVHVLVTDPTETEGVMMYVNDLKSHDDVLESSGVGRVILGEGDEEELFPGVLVRRVPGHRFEIEADPEVARGRVFVFVEDDWGEDSYEFVAE; encoded by the coding sequence ATGAGCGCCCGCAGCGACATCGCCCCGAGCACACTCGGCGTCGAACTCCACGACTACGGCGTCGAAGTGGAGTACATCGACAACCGAACCACGGTCTACCGGGGCGTCCCCGAAGCGGTCACGGGCACGCTCGCCACCGCCCCCGGCAAGGAGGTCCACGTCCTCGTCACCGACCCCACCGAGACCGAGGGCGTCATGATGTACGTCAACGACCTCAAGAGCCACGACGACGTGCTCGAATCGAGCGGCGTCGGCCGCGTCATCCTCGGCGAGGGCGACGAAGAAGAGCTGTTCCCCGGCGTCCTCGTCCGGCGGGTGCCCGGTCACCGATTCGAAATCGAGGCCGACCCCGAGGTCGCCCGCGGTCGCGTGTTCGTCTTCGTCGAGGACGACTGGGGCGAGGACTCCTACGAGTTCGTCGCCGAGTGA
- a CDS encoding RNA-guided endonuclease TnpB family protein, whose amino-acid sequence MAIQVTRTYVGSIQNHQQVCDGLDSLGDSASKIWNVARWTADRVWDEVGKIPNEGSLKSYMKNQACWKDLNAQSSQKVIEELSDAFQSWFDLRHKDSKSNPPGYRKHGDKRPRSTVTFKADGFKHDPENNRVRLSKGSNLKEYWSDFLLCEYQTRPDVDLSEVNSVQNVRAVWNGDEWELHFVCKVSLETNDSAGDKVAGIDLGTKNIATVAFPNEYALYPGNSLKQDKHYFTRAEYDTEGENGPSEKSMWARQKLADRESHFYHTLTDTIITECVERGVGTLAVSWSENVRESDWGKTGNKKLHTWAFDRIYQYLEYKGEIRGVEVLKENEWNTSKTCSACGDDTKGNRTHRGLYVCSSCGLVANADCNGAENMRQKITPSPHGEDRSNGCVAQPSTYLFDRESGTFNTREQVVS is encoded by the coding sequence ATGGCGATTCAGGTCACTCGCACCTACGTTGGTTCCATCCAGAACCACCAACAGGTCTGCGATGGCCTCGACTCGCTCGGAGATTCTGCCTCAAAAATCTGGAACGTCGCACGATGGACAGCAGACCGCGTATGGGACGAGGTTGGTAAAATCCCAAACGAAGGTTCGCTCAAATCGTACATGAAGAACCAAGCGTGCTGGAAAGATTTGAACGCACAATCCAGTCAGAAAGTCATCGAAGAACTTTCCGACGCTTTCCAGTCGTGGTTCGACCTGCGACACAAAGACTCGAAGTCGAATCCGCCCGGCTACCGAAAACACGGCGACAAACGACCGCGTTCCACGGTCACGTTCAAAGCAGACGGGTTCAAACACGACCCCGAGAACAATCGGGTTCGACTCTCGAAAGGCTCGAACCTCAAAGAATACTGGTCAGACTTCCTACTCTGCGAGTACCAGACTCGCCCCGACGTTGACCTTTCAGAAGTCAACTCGGTGCAGAACGTTCGTGCCGTCTGGAACGGAGACGAATGGGAACTTCACTTCGTCTGCAAAGTCAGTCTCGAAACCAACGACTCCGCAGGCGACAAGGTGGCAGGAATCGACCTTGGCACCAAGAACATCGCCACGGTCGCGTTCCCCAATGAATACGCCCTGTACCCCGGCAACTCGCTCAAGCAAGACAAGCACTACTTCACGCGAGCTGAGTACGATACCGAGGGTGAGAACGGCCCGTCTGAGAAGTCGATGTGGGCACGTCAAAAACTGGCTGACCGTGAGTCACACTTCTACCACACACTGACGGACACCATCATCACGGAGTGTGTTGAGCGCGGTGTTGGTACGCTCGCAGTGAGTTGGTCCGAAAACGTTCGAGAGTCTGACTGGGGCAAGACCGGCAACAAGAAACTCCACACATGGGCGTTCGACCGTATCTACCAGTACCTCGAATACAAAGGCGAGATACGTGGGGTTGAGGTGCTGAAGGAGAACGAGTGGAACACCTCAAAGACATGTTCTGCGTGTGGAGACGACACGAAAGGGAACCGCACCCATCGTGGGTTGTACGTGTGCTCGTCATGTGGATTGGTAGCCAACGCGGATTGCAACGGGGCGGAGAACATGCGGCAGAAGATAACTCCGAGTCCTCACGGTGAGGATAGGAGTAACGGCTGTGTGGCACAGCCATCGACATACTTGTTCGACCGCGAGAGTGGGACGTTCAACACGAGAGAACAGGTCGTGTCGTAA
- a CDS encoding CopG family ribbon-helix-helix protein, with translation MRTSFNIPDELVEEFDRAWRDEGIENRSRAVREAMQEFIESHARLEDVSGEVVALVGFDYRHHDVIRELHGTQHEFQDVILNTSHTHQGEWCLESLFCRGPAARVRELTYRLRDFDAVHRVKVMVIRE, from the coding sequence ATGCGGACGAGCTTCAACATCCCCGACGAATTGGTCGAGGAGTTCGACCGGGCGTGGCGCGACGAGGGCATCGAGAACCGGTCGCGGGCGGTCCGAGAGGCCATGCAGGAGTTCATCGAGTCCCACGCCCGACTCGAAGACGTGTCCGGCGAGGTCGTCGCGCTCGTCGGCTTCGACTACCGCCACCACGACGTGATTCGCGAGCTTCACGGGACGCAACACGAGTTTCAGGACGTCATCCTCAACACGAGCCACACCCACCAAGGCGAGTGGTGTCTCGAATCGCTGTTCTGCCGCGGCCCCGCAGCACGCGTCCGGGAACTGACCTACCGGCTCCGGGACTTCGACGCGGTCCATCGCGTGAAGGTGATGGTCATCCGGGAGTGA
- a CDS encoding calcium/sodium antiporter: MVQGGPVVQIGVILLSILGLWIGARLLVDAVVRLARRFGLSDLTIGLTIVAMGTSTPELVVSVDAALKGAGDIAVANVLGSNIYNLAFILGVISLLKVLPIAESLVRRDGVALLASTLVGGIAVFNLQVTRLEGVLLVGVFVAYTAYLLRTTQSDSTVPTGQDPSEGVITRPATERATFRGRDVVLLFGGLATVLVSGDYMVVAASELARGVGISDWVIGGTIVAAGTSTPEFAVSLVAIQRGSFGVSVGNIVGSNIYNVTGILGVAAVIRPLAVSGLALETLAWLAGVSLLMVAAFWTKRELSRTEGALFATSEIGRWVLGIAGLVG, from the coding sequence ATGGTTCAAGGTGGCCCAGTTGTCCAAATCGGTGTGATTCTTCTCTCGATACTGGGGCTGTGGATCGGCGCGCGGCTCTTGGTCGACGCCGTCGTCCGGTTGGCTCGACGGTTCGGACTCTCCGATCTCACAATCGGGCTGACGATCGTCGCGATGGGAACGTCAACACCAGAGCTCGTGGTTTCGGTCGATGCCGCGCTCAAGGGGGCGGGTGATATCGCAGTCGCCAACGTCCTCGGCTCGAACATCTACAATCTGGCGTTTATTCTGGGCGTCATCTCCCTACTGAAGGTACTCCCGATTGCAGAGTCACTCGTTCGTCGTGACGGCGTCGCTTTACTGGCGAGCACGCTCGTCGGTGGAATCGCGGTTTTCAATCTTCAGGTGACAAGACTCGAAGGCGTCCTCCTTGTCGGTGTGTTCGTCGCCTATACGGCGTATCTACTCCGCACCACCCAGTCGGACTCAACAGTACCCACCGGTCAGGACCCCAGCGAAGGAGTGATAACTCGCCCAGCGACGGAGAGGGCGACATTCCGTGGGCGCGATGTCGTACTCCTCTTCGGTGGATTAGCGACAGTTCTAGTCAGTGGTGATTATATGGTGGTCGCCGCATCGGAACTGGCTCGCGGCGTCGGTATCTCCGACTGGGTCATCGGCGGAACCATCGTCGCAGCGGGCACGTCGACACCGGAGTTCGCTGTCTCGCTGGTGGCAATCCAGCGGGGGAGCTTCGGTGTCTCAGTTGGCAACATTGTCGGCAGCAATATCTACAATGTCACGGGGATTCTGGGCGTTGCGGCGGTCATTCGTCCACTCGCCGTGAGTGGTCTGGCACTGGAGACGCTAGCATGGCTGGCCGGAGTCTCCCTGCTGATGGTTGCTGCCTTCTGGACGAAACGAGAACTGTCTCGGACGGAAGGTGCCCTGTTTGCAACATCCGAGATTGGTCGGTGGGTTCTCGGAATCGCTGGGCTGGTCGGATAG
- a CDS encoding chorismate mutase — translation MTDDTVDAAAESFQDMSLDELREEIEDIDRGIVELIARRTYVADTVAKVKAEKDLPTTDESQEERVMERAGKNAAHFEVDSNLVKAIFRLLIEMNKAEQRQNR, via the coding sequence ATGACAGACGACACCGTAGACGCCGCCGCAGAATCGTTTCAGGACATGTCCCTCGACGAACTCCGCGAGGAGATAGAGGATATCGACCGCGGCATCGTCGAACTCATCGCCCGCCGGACCTACGTCGCCGACACGGTGGCGAAGGTCAAAGCCGAAAAGGACCTGCCGACGACCGACGAGTCCCAAGAAGAGCGCGTGATGGAGCGCGCCGGGAAGAACGCGGCCCACTTCGAGGTCGACTCCAACCTCGTGAAAGCGATTTTCCGACTGCTCATCGAGATGAACAAGGCCGAACAGCGGCAGAACCGGTAG